The Leifsonia williamsii genome includes a region encoding these proteins:
- a CDS encoding molybdopterin-dependent oxidoreductase: MRSTDSWWRRWWRPAAAGAASVVAGVGAAELVSAFVVQNGSPVLVVGALAIDLAPPWLKEGVIALFGTGDKAFLIVVLAVVLLVGGAAAGMLERRLPPWGRVLIALGGAVGVLAALTRSGAGIVDAVPSALAAVVAVLLLGWLIGLDRGAEPTRVSPLGAVSRRRFVGATAATAAAGALAAVVGQMVATGYRAAAAARASFHLPAPTVTAPPVPPGASFDIAGLSPIITPNADFYRIDTALQIPGVQPQDWRLRITGMVEQEIELTFAELLALPLEESVTTLTCVSNEVGGDLIGNAVWLGYPIRHLLARAKPHADADMVLSRSQDGWTASTPIEALTDERNAILAVGMNGAPLPLEHGYPVRMVVPGLYGYVSATKWVVSLEVTRFDRVTSYWTDRGWSERGPVKLSSRIDVPAAGRQVRAGTVAVAGVAWSQHVGVSAVHVQIDDGPWRAATLADAISADTWRQWRYAWEAEPGAHTIRVRATDANGKQQVTKQQGVVPDGATGLHSVAVTVV; the protein is encoded by the coding sequence ATGCGGTCGACGGACTCCTGGTGGCGGAGGTGGTGGCGTCCGGCCGCGGCCGGTGCGGCGAGCGTCGTCGCGGGGGTCGGCGCGGCCGAGCTGGTGAGCGCGTTCGTCGTGCAGAACGGCAGCCCGGTGCTCGTCGTCGGAGCGCTCGCCATCGACCTCGCCCCGCCGTGGCTGAAGGAGGGCGTGATCGCCCTGTTCGGCACCGGCGACAAGGCGTTCCTGATCGTCGTGCTGGCGGTTGTGCTGCTCGTGGGAGGAGCGGCGGCGGGGATGCTGGAGCGGCGCCTCCCACCGTGGGGCCGGGTGCTGATCGCCCTCGGCGGCGCGGTCGGCGTGCTCGCCGCGCTCACCCGGTCGGGCGCGGGGATCGTGGACGCCGTTCCCTCCGCCCTCGCGGCGGTGGTGGCCGTCCTGCTGCTCGGCTGGCTGATCGGGCTCGATCGCGGCGCGGAGCCGACCCGGGTGTCACCACTCGGAGCGGTCAGCCGGCGGAGGTTCGTCGGGGCGACCGCAGCGACGGCGGCGGCCGGTGCGCTCGCAGCGGTTGTGGGGCAGATGGTCGCGACCGGGTACCGGGCGGCGGCGGCCGCGCGAGCCTCCTTCCATCTCCCGGCCCCGACCGTCACCGCGCCGCCGGTGCCGCCGGGCGCGTCGTTCGACATCGCAGGGCTGTCGCCGATCATCACGCCGAACGCGGACTTCTACCGCATCGACACCGCGCTGCAGATCCCGGGCGTGCAGCCGCAGGACTGGCGGCTGCGCATCACGGGCATGGTGGAGCAGGAGATCGAGCTCACCTTCGCCGAGCTGCTCGCGCTGCCGCTGGAGGAGTCGGTGACGACCCTCACCTGCGTCTCCAACGAGGTCGGCGGCGACCTGATCGGCAACGCGGTCTGGCTCGGCTACCCGATCCGGCACCTCCTCGCCCGGGCGAAGCCGCACGCCGACGCCGACATGGTGCTCTCGCGCAGCCAGGACGGCTGGACCGCCAGCACGCCGATCGAGGCGCTGACCGACGAGCGCAACGCCATCCTCGCCGTCGGCATGAACGGCGCTCCCCTGCCGCTGGAGCACGGCTACCCGGTGCGGATGGTCGTCCCTGGCCTCTACGGGTACGTGTCGGCGACCAAGTGGGTCGTCTCGCTGGAGGTCACCCGGTTCGACCGCGTGACCTCGTACTGGACCGACCGCGGCTGGTCGGAGCGCGGGCCCGTCAAGCTGTCGTCGCGCATCGACGTGCCGGCCGCCGGGCGCCAGGTGCGCGCAGGGACGGTCGCCGTCGCGGGCGTCGCCTGGTCGCAGCACGTCGGCGTGTCCGCGGTGCACGTGCAGATCGACGACGGCCCCTGGCGGGCGGCGACCCTCGCCGACGCCATCTCGGCCGACACCTGGCGGCAGTGGCGGTACGCGTGGGAGGCGGAGCCGGGCGCGCACACCATCCGGGTGCGGGCGACGGACGCGAACGGGAAGCAGCAGGTCACCAAGCAGCAGGGCGTCGTGCCCGACGGCGCCACGGGGCTGCACAGTGTGGCGGTCACCGTCGTCTGA
- a CDS encoding molybdopterin molybdotransferase MoeA, with amino-acid sequence MTRPRSVEEHAETIERLLDPLCTEPATATVPLAEAAGRVTAEDVRSEVDLPLFRNSQMDGYAVRAADVAAAPLALEVAGDIPAGHTVPVVLHAGTAIRIMTGAPVPDGADAVVPVEDTELVLGRDDDLHGAVVEVRRPRSVGEFVRERGSDLRRGDLLVPAGTRLAARHLAALASAGVEAVGVREPLRVAVLSTGSELVASGERAGFGQVFDANGVALAALVQEAGAVVSLREACADDPEAFGRLLDRAIAVSDLVLTSGGISQGAYEVVREVVVPRGGEVTTVAMQPGGPQATALVDGVPVVCFPGNPVSTQVSFTVFVRDLLRTAAGLPPAPRRRATLAEGLRSVPGRRQFLRGRTDGDAVVAVSGPGSHLVAAMARADVLIDVPAEVEALAAGQEVTVWAL; translated from the coding sequence ATGACCAGGCCGCGCAGCGTCGAGGAGCACGCCGAGACCATCGAGCGGCTGCTCGACCCGCTCTGCACCGAGCCCGCCACCGCCACCGTCCCGCTCGCCGAGGCGGCCGGGCGTGTGACCGCGGAGGACGTCCGGTCGGAGGTCGACCTCCCGCTGTTCCGCAACTCCCAGATGGACGGCTACGCGGTGCGCGCTGCCGACGTCGCCGCCGCGCCGCTGGCGCTCGAAGTGGCGGGCGACATCCCGGCCGGGCACACGGTGCCCGTGGTCCTGCACGCCGGGACCGCGATCCGCATCATGACGGGCGCTCCCGTCCCGGACGGAGCCGACGCGGTCGTTCCCGTCGAGGACACCGAGCTGGTCCTGGGCCGCGACGACGACCTCCACGGAGCCGTCGTGGAGGTGCGGCGGCCGCGCAGCGTCGGCGAGTTCGTGCGCGAGCGCGGGAGCGATCTCCGCCGCGGCGACCTCCTCGTCCCCGCCGGCACCCGGCTGGCCGCCCGCCACCTGGCCGCGCTCGCATCGGCCGGCGTGGAGGCGGTCGGCGTGCGGGAGCCGCTGCGCGTGGCCGTGCTCTCCACCGGATCGGAGCTGGTCGCCTCCGGCGAGCGCGCCGGCTTCGGGCAGGTGTTCGACGCGAACGGCGTCGCGCTCGCCGCGCTCGTGCAGGAGGCGGGCGCCGTCGTCTCGCTGCGCGAGGCCTGCGCCGACGACCCCGAGGCGTTCGGCCGGCTGCTCGACCGGGCGATCGCGGTCAGCGACCTGGTGCTCACCTCCGGCGGCATCTCGCAGGGCGCGTACGAGGTGGTGCGGGAGGTCGTGGTCCCCCGCGGCGGTGAGGTCACGACCGTCGCGATGCAGCCGGGCGGCCCGCAGGCGACCGCGCTCGTCGACGGCGTCCCTGTCGTCTGCTTCCCTGGCAACCCGGTCAGCACGCAGGTGTCGTTCACCGTCTTCGTGCGGGACCTCCTGCGGACGGCCGCCGGCCTTCCGCCCGCACCGCGCCGCCGCGCGACGCTCGCCGAGGGGCTGCGGTCGGTGCCCGGTCGCCGCCAGTTCCTCCGCGGCCGCACCGACGGCGACGCGGTCGTCGCGGTCTCCGGCCCCGGCTCGCACCTGGTCGCGGCGATGGCCCGCGCCGACGTGCTGATCGACGTGCCGGCGGAGGTGGAGGCGCTGGCGGCCGGGCAGGAGGTGACGGTGTGGGCGCTGTGA
- a CDS encoding ABC transporter permease, which produces MTGRLGVPRWIVAVAAVGALFVLLPLAAMVGRVEWSQFVPLVTSPSSVDALLLSLRTSLLATAACLVLGVPMAIVLARLPFAGRRLLRALVLLPLVLPPVVGGLALLSLYGRRGALGGVLGIAFSTPAVVVAQTFVALPFLVLSLEGALRSAGDRYEAVAATLGARPSTVLFRVTLPLVVPAIVSGAILSFARALGEFGATLTFAGSLQGVTRTLPLEIYLQRETDPDAAVALSLVLIVVAVLVVAVAHSAGEPLRRRRSGGGGGGGRAMRDARGALTPEATP; this is translated from the coding sequence GTGACCGGCCGGCTGGGCGTGCCCCGGTGGATCGTGGCGGTCGCCGCGGTCGGCGCGCTGTTCGTCCTCCTGCCGCTCGCGGCGATGGTCGGCCGGGTGGAGTGGTCGCAGTTCGTGCCGCTGGTGACCTCCCCCTCGTCGGTGGACGCCCTGCTGCTGAGCCTGCGGACCTCGCTGCTCGCAACCGCCGCCTGCCTGGTGCTCGGGGTGCCGATGGCGATCGTGCTGGCGCGCCTGCCGTTCGCCGGACGCCGCCTGCTGCGGGCGCTCGTCCTGCTCCCCCTCGTGCTGCCTCCCGTCGTCGGGGGCCTCGCGCTGCTGTCCCTGTACGGTCGGCGCGGCGCGCTCGGCGGCGTGCTGGGCATCGCGTTCTCGACTCCGGCGGTCGTGGTGGCGCAGACGTTCGTCGCGCTGCCCTTCCTGGTGCTGAGTCTGGAGGGTGCGCTGCGGTCCGCGGGCGACCGTTACGAGGCCGTCGCCGCGACTCTCGGTGCCCGCCCCTCGACCGTGCTGTTCCGGGTGACCCTTCCGCTCGTGGTCCCGGCGATCGTGTCGGGGGCGATCCTCTCCTTCGCGCGCGCCCTCGGCGAGTTCGGCGCCACGCTGACCTTCGCCGGGAGCCTGCAGGGCGTCACGCGCACCCTGCCGCTGGAGATCTACCTCCAACGCGAGACGGACCCGGACGCCGCCGTCGCGCTCTCGCTGGTCCTGATCGTGGTGGCCGTGCTGGTCGTCGCGGTCGCGCACAGCGCGGGTGAGCCGCTGCGGCGGCGCAGAAGCGGAGGCGGTGGAGGCGGTGGCCGGGCTATGCGCGACGCCCGCGGTGCGCTCACCCCGGAGGCGACTCCATGA
- a CDS encoding TOBE domain-containing protein: MPQIRIKEASLYLGVSDDTVRRWIDGGLIPSAKDAAGRTVVDGLDLARLAKQNAVLPADPSEIGRSARNRFVGIVTEVVQDRVMAQVELQCGPHRVVSLMSSEAVRELGLEPGSVAVAVVKATNVIVETPAGRS, encoded by the coding sequence ATGCCGCAGATTCGGATCAAAGAGGCGTCGCTCTACCTCGGCGTGAGCGACGACACCGTCCGTCGCTGGATCGACGGCGGGCTGATTCCCAGCGCGAAGGACGCCGCCGGCCGCACGGTCGTCGACGGCCTCGACCTCGCCCGCCTCGCCAAGCAGAACGCCGTGCTGCCCGCCGACCCGTCCGAGATCGGCCGCTCGGCGCGCAACCGTTTCGTCGGCATCGTCACCGAGGTCGTGCAGGACCGCGTGATGGCGCAGGTGGAGCTGCAGTGCGGCCCCCACCGCGTCGTCTCGCTGATGAGCAGCGAAGCCGTCCGCGAGCTCGGCCTCGAGCCCGGCTCGGTCGCCGTCGCGGTCGTCAAGGCGACCAACGTCATCGTCGAGACCCCCGCGGGGAGGAGCTGA
- the moaCB gene encoding bifunctional molybdenum cofactor biosynthesis protein MoaC/MoaB: MTELSHLDADGRARMVDVGAKAETEREAVARGRLVTTAEVVRLVAADGLPKADVLPTARIAGIAGAKRTSDLIPLCHPLPLTSVRIDFALDPAAGTIAIEAVAKTRGRTGVEMEALTAVAVAGLTLHDMVKAVDPAATLTDVQLVEKRGGKRGHWTREGGTEAAGAPRPDALGPDAPARPAAAEQRAIVLVASTRAAAGTRDDTTGPVIAEWLDRLGLPAVVRVVADADIADALRTALSERPAVVLTTGGTGISPTDRTPEATAAVLDRELPGVAEALRARGVASTPLAAVSRGLAGVAGPTLVVNLPGSRGGVADGLAVLDDLLPHLLDQLRGGDHR, translated from the coding sequence ATGACCGAGCTCAGCCACCTGGACGCCGACGGCCGCGCCCGCATGGTCGACGTCGGCGCGAAAGCCGAGACCGAGCGCGAAGCCGTCGCCCGCGGGCGCCTGGTGACGACCGCAGAGGTCGTCCGCCTGGTCGCCGCCGACGGCCTCCCGAAGGCCGACGTGCTGCCCACCGCGCGCATCGCGGGCATCGCCGGCGCCAAGCGCACCAGCGACCTCATCCCGCTCTGCCACCCGCTGCCGCTGACCTCGGTCCGCATCGACTTCGCCCTCGACCCGGCGGCCGGCACGATCGCCATCGAGGCCGTGGCCAAGACGCGCGGACGCACCGGCGTCGAGATGGAGGCGCTCACCGCCGTCGCCGTCGCCGGGCTGACCCTCCACGACATGGTGAAGGCCGTCGACCCCGCCGCCACGCTGACCGACGTGCAACTGGTGGAGAAGCGCGGCGGCAAGCGCGGTCACTGGACGCGGGAGGGCGGTACAGAGGCGGCGGGCGCTCCGCGACCGGATGCCCTCGGACCGGATGCCCCGGCCCGGCCCGCCGCCGCTGAGCAGCGCGCGATCGTGCTCGTCGCCTCCACCCGCGCCGCCGCCGGCACCCGTGACGACACCACCGGCCCGGTCATCGCCGAATGGCTCGACCGCCTCGGTCTCCCCGCCGTCGTGCGTGTGGTCGCCGACGCCGACATCGCCGACGCCCTGCGCACCGCCCTGAGCGAGCGCCCGGCCGTCGTGCTCACCACCGGCGGTACCGGCATCTCCCCCACCGACCGCACCCCCGAGGCGACGGCGGCCGTGCTCGACCGCGAGCTCCCCGGCGTGGCGGAAGCGCTGCGGGCCAGGGGCGTCGCCTCCACACCGCTCGCCGCCGTCAGCCGCGGTCTCGCCGGCGTCGCCGGACCGACGCTCGTCGTCAACCTCCCCGGCTCCCGCGGCGGCGTCGCCGACGGCCTCGCCGTGCTCGACGACCTGCTCCCCCACCTGCTCGACCAGCTCCGCGGAGGCGACCACCGATGA
- a CDS encoding ThiF family adenylyltransferase has translation MPLPPLVEPAQELTPEQEARYARTAQLPGFGTVAQRRLRAARVLVIGAGGLGSAVLPLLASTGFGTIGIVDDDRVEPSNLPRQNIHTPADLGRPKVESAADTLRALDPTIEVRLFAERLTAANASRILSGFDLVLDGSDNFPTRYLVNDAALLAGLPVVWGAVHQTGGQAGLSWAAHGPHYRDLFPQPPEPGSVPSCAEAGALPSECATIGSLMVSEAIKLVTGTGEPLLGRVVVHDALRGAFRELAYERDPVAAPVTALIDYDLFCGVTATVSPAELHARLVAGEPHTLLDVREPWEADVASIPGSLLVPLGVVQRDADGVAARLGDDPLVIVCHHGVRAETARELLAAAGASGVVLAGGIDAWSRDVDPALPRY, from the coding sequence ATGCCCCTCCCCCCGCTCGTCGAACCGGCCCAGGAGCTCACCCCCGAGCAGGAGGCCCGCTACGCCCGCACAGCGCAGCTTCCGGGATTCGGGACGGTCGCCCAGAGACGCCTGCGGGCCGCGCGCGTGCTCGTGATCGGCGCGGGCGGGCTCGGCTCCGCAGTGCTGCCGCTGCTCGCCTCCACCGGGTTCGGGACCATCGGCATCGTCGACGACGACCGGGTCGAGCCGAGCAACCTGCCGCGGCAGAACATCCACACGCCCGCCGACCTCGGCCGGCCCAAGGTGGAGTCGGCAGCCGACACGCTGCGGGCGCTCGACCCGACGATCGAGGTCCGCCTGTTCGCCGAGCGGCTGACCGCTGCGAACGCCTCCCGCATCCTCTCCGGCTTCGACCTCGTGCTCGACGGCAGCGACAACTTCCCCACCCGGTACCTGGTGAACGACGCGGCCCTGCTCGCCGGGCTGCCGGTCGTGTGGGGCGCCGTGCACCAGACCGGCGGTCAGGCCGGGCTCAGCTGGGCCGCGCACGGGCCGCACTACCGCGACCTCTTCCCGCAGCCTCCCGAGCCCGGATCGGTGCCGAGCTGCGCCGAGGCGGGCGCGCTGCCGTCGGAGTGCGCGACCATCGGCAGCCTCATGGTCAGCGAGGCGATCAAGCTCGTCACCGGCACCGGCGAGCCGCTGCTCGGCCGCGTGGTCGTGCACGACGCGCTGCGCGGGGCCTTCCGCGAGCTGGCGTACGAGCGCGACCCGGTCGCCGCGCCGGTGACCGCGCTGATCGACTACGACCTCTTCTGCGGCGTCACCGCCACGGTCTCCCCGGCGGAGCTGCACGCGCGGCTGGTGGCGGGCGAGCCGCACACGCTGCTCGACGTGCGGGAGCCGTGGGAGGCCGACGTCGCCTCCATCCCCGGCTCCCTGCTCGTGCCGCTCGGCGTTGTGCAGCGCGACGCGGACGGTGTCGCGGCCCGCCTCGGCGACGACCCCCTCGTGATCGTGTGCCACCACGGCGTCCGCGCCGAGACCGCGCGCGAGCTGCTCGCCGCCGCCGGCGCCTCCGGCGTCGTGCTCGCGGGCGGCATCGACGCCTGGTCGCGCGACGTGGACCCGGCGCTGCCGCGCTACTGA
- a CDS encoding MoaD/ThiS family protein produces the protein MADILVRYFAAAEEAAGRSEERLALADATVGSLRAELVARHGEPMEKVLRSGSFLVGGVVSRDPSREVDGVVDVLPPFAGG, from the coding sequence GTGGCTGACATCCTGGTGCGGTACTTCGCGGCGGCCGAGGAGGCGGCGGGGCGCTCGGAGGAGCGGCTCGCGCTCGCCGACGCCACGGTGGGATCGTTGCGCGCCGAGCTCGTGGCGCGGCACGGGGAGCCGATGGAGAAGGTGCTGCGATCGGGGTCGTTCCTGGTGGGCGGTGTGGTGTCGCGGGATCCGTCGCGGGAGGTCGACGGGGTCGTGGACGTGCTGCCGCCGTTCGCCGGGGGGTGA
- a CDS encoding sulfate/molybdate ABC transporter ATP-binding protein — protein MSLALTATSVERDVSIELSVHAGETLALLGPNGAGKSTVLGMLAGLVRPDTGRAALDGDVLFDLPRTWTPPHRRGVALLAQDALLFPHLTVRHNVEFGPRSSGAGRAEARDRADAWLRRTGTAPFADRHPDSLSGGQAQRVAIARALAAEPRLLLLDEPLAALDVAVAAELRGMLADVLRDRTTVLVTHDVLDAYLLADRVAVLHEGRVVEHGETRRVLERPHHPFTADLSGLTLLTGGRTPTGLLTTDGLRLHGTATEHIPVGAPVSAVIRPSAVAVTAPTAASTNTAPSPAATAPSPGATTPNPAATASPNRIPSRVTGLEPHADLVRVRTTTLTALVPPATVADAALVIGSSVDLLVAPEDVTIHPR, from the coding sequence ATGAGTCTCGCCCTCACCGCGACGAGCGTGGAGCGCGACGTCAGCATCGAGCTGTCCGTCCACGCCGGGGAGACGCTGGCGCTGCTGGGTCCGAACGGCGCCGGCAAGTCGACCGTGCTCGGCATGCTCGCCGGCCTCGTGCGGCCGGACACCGGCCGCGCCGCGCTCGACGGGGACGTGCTGTTCGACCTCCCCCGCACCTGGACGCCCCCGCACCGCCGCGGTGTCGCACTGCTCGCGCAGGACGCCCTGCTCTTCCCCCACCTCACCGTCCGACACAACGTCGAGTTCGGCCCGCGCTCGTCCGGCGCCGGCCGGGCCGAGGCCCGCGACCGCGCCGACGCCTGGCTGCGCCGCACCGGGACGGCCCCTTTCGCCGACCGGCACCCCGACTCGCTGTCGGGAGGTCAGGCCCAGCGTGTCGCGATCGCCCGCGCCCTCGCCGCCGAGCCCCGGCTGCTCCTGCTCGACGAGCCGCTCGCCGCGCTGGACGTCGCCGTGGCCGCCGAGCTCCGGGGCATGCTCGCCGACGTCCTCCGCGACCGGACCACGGTGCTGGTCACCCACGATGTGCTGGACGCCTACCTCCTCGCCGATCGCGTGGCCGTGCTCCACGAGGGCCGCGTCGTCGAGCACGGAGAGACGCGCCGCGTGCTCGAACGGCCCCACCACCCCTTCACCGCCGACCTCTCCGGCCTGACACTGCTCACCGGAGGCCGCACCCCCACCGGCCTGCTCACCACCGACGGCCTCCGCCTGCACGGCACCGCGACCGAGCACATCCCCGTCGGCGCCCCCGTCTCGGCCGTCATCCGCCCCTCCGCCGTCGCTGTCACCGCCCCCACTGCGGCGAGTACCAACACCGCGCCGAGCCCGGCCGCCACCGCGCCGAGCCCCGGCGCCACCACGCCGAACCCGGCCGCCACCGCCTCGCCCAACCGCATCCCGTCACGCGTCACCGGCCTCGAGCCCCACGCCGATCTGGTCCGCGTCCGGACCACGACCCTCACCGCACTCGTCCCACCGGCCACCGTCGCCGACGCAGCGCTCGTCATCGGCAGCTCGGTCGACCTCCTGGTCGCCCCGGAGGATGTGACGATCCACCCACGCTGA
- the modA gene encoding molybdate ABC transporter substrate-binding protein — protein sequence MRTRRTLTALLAAGAAAAALVLAGCASAADAPAASPTGGTGSSSSEVGGTITVFAAASLTSTFTELGKRFEQAHPGSTVTFSFAGSSDLVTQLSEGAPADVFASADETNMQKAQKAGVIDGDPVDFATNVLAIAVPPGNPARIGSFADLAKPGVKTVVCAPQVPCGSATAKVESSSGVTLSPVSQESSVTDVLGKVESGEADAGVVYATDVTGAGDKVESVPFPEAEGAVNTYPIAPIVDGPNAKGARAFIDYVTGADGRAVLKAAGFGAP from the coding sequence ATGCGGACCCGACGAACCCTCACCGCACTGCTCGCCGCCGGAGCCGCTGCCGCCGCCCTCGTGCTCGCCGGCTGCGCGTCCGCCGCGGACGCACCGGCGGCGAGCCCGACCGGCGGCACCGGCAGCTCGTCGTCGGAGGTCGGCGGCACGATCACCGTCTTCGCCGCCGCCTCCCTCACCTCCACCTTCACCGAGTTGGGCAAGCGGTTCGAGCAGGCGCACCCCGGCTCCACGGTCACCTTCAGCTTCGCCGGGTCGTCGGACCTCGTCACCCAGCTCTCCGAGGGCGCGCCCGCCGACGTGTTCGCGTCGGCCGACGAGACGAACATGCAGAAGGCGCAGAAGGCCGGCGTCATCGACGGCGACCCTGTCGACTTCGCCACCAACGTGCTGGCGATCGCGGTGCCGCCCGGCAACCCGGCCCGCATCGGATCGTTCGCCGACCTCGCGAAGCCGGGCGTGAAGACGGTCGTCTGCGCACCGCAGGTGCCGTGCGGGTCTGCGACCGCGAAGGTGGAGTCGTCGAGCGGCGTGACGCTGTCGCCGGTGAGCCAGGAGTCGTCGGTCACCGACGTGCTCGGCAAGGTGGAGTCCGGCGAGGCCGACGCCGGCGTGGTCTACGCCACGGACGTGACGGGCGCGGGCGACAAGGTGGAGTCGGTGCCGTTCCCGGAGGCCGAGGGCGCGGTCAACACCTACCCGATCGCGCCGATCGTGGACGGCCCCAACGCGAAGGGCGCCCGAGCATTCATCGACTACGTCACCGGGGCCGACGGCCGCGCGGTGCTGAAGGCCGCCGGCTTCGGGGCGCCGTGA
- a CDS encoding molybdenum cofactor biosynthesis protein MoaE gives MTADTPAAGSGAAADRGPQPTAGPGSDVLAEITDLPLDPSTLDEFVWREEAGAVVSFQGIVRDHDGGRGVVSLDYRAHPDAESFLRACCEDVARGTGLRVAAQHRVGSLTVGDLALVAAVAAPHRAEAFAACAELVEIIKARVPIWKRQHFTDGASEWVGL, from the coding sequence ATGACAGCCGACACCCCGGCCGCCGGGTCAGGCGCCGCCGCCGACCGCGGCCCCCAGCCCACCGCGGGCCCCGGCTCCGACGTCCTCGCCGAGATCACCGACCTCCCGCTCGACCCCTCCACCCTCGACGAGTTCGTGTGGCGCGAGGAGGCGGGGGCCGTCGTGTCGTTCCAGGGCATCGTTCGCGACCACGACGGCGGGCGGGGCGTCGTGTCGCTCGACTACCGCGCGCATCCCGACGCCGAGTCGTTCCTGCGCGCGTGCTGCGAGGACGTTGCTCGCGGCACGGGCCTCCGGGTCGCCGCTCAGCATCGGGTGGGCTCCCTGACCGTCGGCGACCTCGCCCTCGTGGCCGCCGTCGCCGCGCCGCATCGGGCGGAGGCCTTCGCCGCCTGTGCCGAGCTGGTGGAGATCATCAAGGCGCGCGTCCCGATCTGGAAGCGCCAGCATTTCACCGACGGCGCCTCGGAGTGGGTCGGCCTGTAA